In Lycium barbarum isolate Lr01 chromosome 9, ASM1917538v2, whole genome shotgun sequence, the DNA window GAAAGCAAGTATTGGATAAGTTAAATAGTTATCCAGTCTAGAGGTAGTTGATGTATGCAGCCCCTTAGACTAGAAATGCTTTTATCAGAGTCATAAGGTCTAGTTCTAGAGTTTATATGAACTAGCGGATGTACAAAGCTCCACTTGGTTGAATAAAATTTCCATtttcgaccaaaaaaaaaaaacttatattttaaaataatagaATTTAAttgctttttcatttttttccttactttgataaatgtgaaaagagattaatgtcataaaataaaaaataatattaaatggagatcaaataattaataaggtaaattagtgaaattataattataattgatgtttccttaaaaaaccttgcaaaagacaacatgacaagtaaaatgagctaaaccaaaaatatttaccaaaaaattaaaaaatagtagttcttcatttaaatagaaaatcaaatttctactttgtttcattttaaacatgtaaaattaatataataatttgaattagaattatccaaatcaaaatttgataaaaaaataagggcaaaggggcaaatatacccctcaactataggatatggagcaaatataccctccgttaaaaAAAAGGAGAATTTATGCCCTCGCCGTTAATGAAAAGGGGCatatatacccctcaactataggatatggagcaaatatacccctcgttacaaaattagtgcaaatatacccctgttgttttaaaatggtgcaaatatacccctgtcgttttaaaatggtgcaaatatacccttttcaccgacgattttttttttttaaaattaggttattttttaattaaaaatatcacgtgactttaaaaaaaagtctacccatttttttgtgtagacatacttttctaaggccacatagtaattttttcttttgataGGCGGGGTCTgttcgttttaaaaaaatatctctgtgactttaaaaaacataagtctacccatttttttaaaaaaataagtctacccttttcactgacggattttaaaaaaaaatatttaggttattttttaattaaaaaatatcacgtgactttaaaaaaaaagtctacccatttgtttgtgtagacatacttttctaaggccacatagtaattttttttataggTGGGGtttgttcgtttaaaaaaaatatctccgtgactttaaaaaaaataagtctacccttttcactgacagatttttttaaaaaaaatatttaggttattttttaattaaaaaatatcacgtgactttaaaaaaaatctaCCCGCTTTTTtgcgtagacatacttttctaaggccacatagtaattttttttataggtggggtctgttcatttaaaaaaaataactccgtgacttaaaaaaataaatctacccttttcaccgacggatttttttttttaaaaaaattaggttattttttaattaaaaaatatcacgtgactttaaaaaaaatctaCCCGCTTTTTtgcgtagacatacttttctaaggccacatagtaatttttttttataggtggggtctgttcatttaaaaaaaatatctccgtgacttaaaaaaaataaatctacccttttcACCgacggatttttttttaaaaaaaattaggttattttttaattaaaaaatatcacctgactttaaaaaaaaagtctacccatttttttgcgtaaacatacttttctaaggccatATAGTAATTTTGTTTTTGATGGGTAAGGTCtggttcttttaaaaaaatgagtagacttattttttttaaacgaacagacTCCACCtatcaaaagaaaaaattactatgtggccttagaaaaatatgtctacacaaaaaaatgggtagacttttttttaaagtcacgtgatattttttaattaaaaaataacctaattttaaaaaaaaaaaatccgtcggtgaaaagggtatatttgcaccattttaaacgacaggggtatatttgcaccattttaaaacgacaggggtatatttgcaccaattttgtaacgaggggtgtatttgctccatatcctatagttgaggggtatatatGCCCCTTTTCATTAACGACGAGGGCATAAATCCTCCTTTTttttaacggagggtatatttgctccatatcctatagttgaggggtatatttgcccctttgcccaaaaaataataggtattgtttaggcccaatctacatatattaacaatagaatattttacacctttaaattaatcgaattagaattcaaagtatcaactgatgcttaaatattgctattgttttatctcaaagagaggaaaatagtttccttttaaataaatcttctcttttaaaaagtattaataaatttttgccaactttgtattcatagcaaacactaatataataaagttttggatacggagcacaaactataatgttatattaatcatgttttgaacataatatatatatatatattactttaccACTATATAGAAGATCCGATTTataagcaagatcgtcgtccgtcctttggtccacttttttatttaagggcaaaaaaaaagacattttatactttatattaccaactcttttaaaaagtagatagaaatactttattataattctatttttctactatataaaaGCATCAATTTACCTCTCAGTTGTGAAAATGGTCACTGTTAGATGTGTAATTGCTTTGGCTACTCAACAATCTTAGCCTTTGTGACAAATGGATGTCTATAATGCTTTTTTgttttggggggttgggggggggggggggggggggggcttatAGAAGAGGTGTACATGACCTTGCCACAAGGCTTTGCTAGCCAGGGGGAGTCTAAGGTTTACAAGCTACACAAATCCTTGTATGGCTTAAAACTGGCAAGCAGGCAATGAAATCTTAAGCTTACCTcatgtcatgccccgaaccatggccttggcgaaacacgacactcagtgccttactgcatgtgaccgagcgaaccacatgccTTCCTGAATCATCacgaggcataacatgagcgaaatataacgtgaatgcatgatgagcctttataaaacgtaataactcataatacttaataaaaaatacttgtttaaacatgagtgcggaaataacatgaatgagccaaaaatggctatacgactctgaaagtctgacataacataactgacttgtctagtctatgaaacctctatcatgagtctgactggaaaacatacttactgggacaatgCCCCCAGcgtaccttagatgcataactaatcataaaataaaaagttgactaaacctcgaatgagatgtggctcactaataagctgatacaaatgctgtcctactgagtagaggtgtcgtcctgtaaatcaatacctgctcgtgaaatgcaggcccccaggcaatagaaaggggacgtcagcacattgaatgtactggtatgtaaagcaactgaatgaaataacatgggacatgggataacatgataagaactgaaactggacatgaacatgagcatgagcatggatatatatatatatatatatatatatatatatatatatatatatatatatatatatatatatataacatgagtaaaacatggtaagttgggcgagcatttcataaaccgacaatataatatcaccacatgggtacgtggagtctggtacctcgccggactagcagagcccctatactttgctagggtataaggtggtaacgtgcctgatggatccattcagtgtaaattaaggaatcgtcctaactgggcggagcgatccttgtcctacggtgtctacgtagtttcaggctatctgagccttatcggtaacttgtgcaactcccaaaaacatgaacatgatatagttggctaagaagcccatgattttcgtgaattaacttgtaaacatggtttcatgaaataacttgtatttagcatgtatgtatcttgtatcatggcatgagaGTAATTATGTAATATAagtgcatgaaaacttgtaaaacatatagtatatttcttgaaaatatcatatcatatcataacttgcatgtaagaatccatggaatgagatatgtgggttttcatggattatggactgattctcaataatcatatggagttattaagaacacggtgatagaataatagcaattcatacataatataatcatggacatggacctagtgttgttatgagcatggtatagaaaccctagttttcacaaagattcatactttatggattaacaggcgtggggaagaacaatgatgttcccacatatagatagtaactctacatacctggtaatgctccaactTGTATTAAAAATCCAAACTTAAAAGAAGAATAGTCTTGAATTCCCTTTaattgagttttcttgaaaaccctaagttaAGGACAATAATTTCTTGTTTTAGATTACAAGGACAattgttagaattgacttggaaggcTTGGAATACACTTACCTTAATGCCTTGAATGGTTTGGAGGAGAAGAACTTCGTCCTTAGGGCTTGAGAGACTTCTTTAGCGTTCTTttctttagaaaaaaaaatggtttaaaacgaagtgggaatgaatataatgaagttGGGCTTTTAACAGGTCGTGTTCGGTGTGCGGCCGCGCAGCTGGAGGCCCACTTCGCACAGGTGATCGCGCAGCGAAGGCAGTAACACTGCCTCTGGTGCGCGATCGCGCACCTGAAGGGCACTTCGCGCAACACTTCGCGCAGACTGCGCAGCGtccagtaaaacggtcataacttatAGCACACATCTATGTTTGAgctccataatatatggttggaaaggtatttcaaaggcctacaactttcatgttttgagttttctcaaattcctaacgaAAGTACCCGAAAACCTGTCACAAGTATAGACAgtctcagacttagacgaatttagaaagCCATAAGAACTCCACtttttggtttaacttcaaaacgactgtttatcacccgagttcatcccgaatggattcgtATAGCTACAGTATCacctttatactagattcatacattcacacctaTCTCGGATTTATGGGATGTTACACCTCAGCTCTCATCAGCTCTGGATATGCTCAAAGCAAACTGGACTATTCTCTATTTAGCAAAACAAATGATAGTGGAATGGTCATCATCTTAGTTTATGTAGATGACCTGCTGATTACAGGTAGCAGTATATCTTTAATCCAAGAGGCAAAGGATACACTGAATCATAACTTCAAGATGAAGGATCTAGGTACTTTGAGATATTTTTTGGGCATTGAATTTGCTAAATCAACAAAGGGAATTCTAATGAGCCAAAGAAAGTATGCTTTGGAGTTAACATTTGAATGTGGTCTAGGGGGAGCAAGGCCAGCATCCACTCTATTAGAACAAAATCAGAAGCTCACCAGTGCCGAGTATGATAGACTTACTGAGACACATGGTGATAAAGTGCTGGGGGACAAGACTGGATATCAGAGATTAGTTGGCAAACTTTTGTATCTGGCAGTTACAAGACCAGACATTTCATTTGTATTACAGTGTTTGAGCCAATTCATGCATGAACCAAAAGAATCACATTGGGAAGCAGCCCTCCATGTGGTTAGATACATCAAGGGACAACCAGGTCTTGGACTCCTCGTGAGCAGTAGAAACTCAAAGAGTGTTGTAGCTCATTGTGATACAGACTGGGCATCATGCTCAATGACAAGAAGATCTATAACAGGTTATTGTGTGAAGCTAGGTGACTCATTAATTTCATAGAAATCAAAAAAACAGTCCACAGTGTCTAAAAGTACAGCAAAGGCAGTATACAAGAGCATGGTAGACACTGTTGCAGAGTTAGAGTGGCTACATGGAATGTTACAAGAACTAGGGGTACATATTGATCAGCCTATGGATCTCTTCTGTGACAACAAGGCAGCACTACAAATAGCATCCAAACCAATGTACCATGagagaacaaagcacattgagaTTGATTTCCACTTTATCAgagaaaaaaaatccaaaaagggCTTATCAGAACAAGTCATGTCAACACCAGAGAACAATCAGTAGACATACTAACAAAGAGTCTTGGAAGGCAACAACATGACTACTTGGTAATGAAACTAGGAACGTTGAATGTGTTCATGGACtcaacttgagggggagtgtagAAATGTATCATGCAGTACAAGTTGAGTGTGTAGT includes these proteins:
- the LOC132611540 gene encoding uncharacterized mitochondrial protein AtMg00810-like, with product MGCYTSALISSGYAQSKLDYSLFSKTNDSGMVIILVYVDDLLITGSSISLIQEAKDTLNHNFKMKDLGTLRYFLGIEFAKSTKGILMSQRKYALELTFECGLGGARPASTLLEQNQKLTSAEYDRLTETHGDKVLGDKTGYQRLVGKLLYLAVTRPDISFVLQCLSQFMHEPKESHWEAALHVVRYIKGQPGLGLLVSSRNSKSVVAHCDTDWASCSMTRRSITGYCVKLGDSLIS